In Paenibacillus sonchi, a single genomic region encodes these proteins:
- a CDS encoding proline--tRNA ligase has protein sequence MRQSHLLATTLREAPAEAETVNHQLLLRAGYIRQLAAGIYTYLPLGRRVLRKIEAIVREEMDAAGAQELLMPSMQPAELWKESERYEVYGKELMKLSDRHDREFVLGPTHEEVITSLMGEVSSYRKLPITVYQIGTKFRDERRPRSGLMRGREFLMKDAYSFDTGWEGLDDTYSRMYKAYQRIFERCGLVYRAVHADAGAIGGQGETHEFMAISGIGEDTIAVCPACDYAANLEQAEVHTEAEAVQRNVSNQPGAEKFHTPGLRTIDQLEQELQIAPDQVMKTLIYQGGGKTFAVLVRGDHEVNEVKVRNYIGASEIALADSETVQAAAFVESGYVGPVGLPVTLLVDRAVAAMTSGITGAGERDFHLRDVVPGRDFALEHVADFRTAEEGETCPVCGKGVLHFQQGIEIGHIFKLGTKYSEKLGASVLDANGRSKPMIMGCYGIGISRLLAAVAEQNNDGQGLIWPAALAPYRVHILLMSVQDEVQTAAAEALYEQLAQLGIEVLLDDRDERAGVKFKDSILMGIPVTIVVGKAAAEGKVEFMDRRSNSKEVIDIAEAVSRVTAGRNR, from the coding sequence ATGCGCCAAAGTCATTTGTTAGCAACCACCCTGCGGGAAGCGCCTGCGGAGGCGGAGACTGTTAACCACCAGCTGCTGCTGCGTGCCGGTTATATCCGCCAGCTGGCAGCCGGAATTTATACTTATCTGCCCCTGGGGCGGAGGGTGCTGCGCAAGATTGAGGCTATCGTGCGGGAGGAAATGGATGCAGCCGGTGCGCAGGAACTGCTGATGCCTTCGATGCAGCCTGCAGAGCTGTGGAAGGAGTCAGAACGTTATGAGGTCTACGGCAAGGAGCTTATGAAGCTGAGCGACCGTCATGACCGTGAATTTGTGCTGGGGCCGACACATGAAGAGGTAATTACTTCGCTAATGGGGGAAGTCAGCTCGTACCGGAAATTGCCAATTACCGTCTACCAGATCGGGACCAAATTCCGCGATGAGCGCCGTCCCCGTTCCGGGTTGATGCGGGGCAGAGAGTTCCTGATGAAAGACGCTTACTCTTTTGATACCGGCTGGGAAGGGCTGGATGACACGTATAGCAGAATGTACAAGGCGTATCAGCGGATTTTTGAACGCTGCGGTCTTGTCTACCGGGCTGTGCACGCCGATGCCGGGGCGATAGGCGGGCAAGGGGAAACCCATGAGTTCATGGCTATATCGGGCATAGGCGAGGATACGATTGCGGTATGTCCGGCTTGCGATTATGCCGCTAACCTGGAGCAGGCTGAAGTCCATACAGAGGCGGAGGCGGTGCAGCGGAACGTCAGCAATCAGCCTGGTGCTGAGAAATTCCACACCCCTGGCCTCCGAACGATTGATCAACTGGAGCAGGAGCTGCAGATCGCACCGGATCAGGTGATGAAGACACTGATCTATCAGGGCGGCGGCAAAACCTTTGCCGTGCTCGTTCGCGGGGATCATGAGGTGAACGAGGTCAAGGTCCGGAACTATATCGGAGCCAGCGAGATTGCTCTGGCGGATTCGGAGACGGTACAGGCGGCGGCCTTTGTTGAGAGCGGTTATGTCGGGCCGGTAGGACTTCCTGTGACTTTGCTGGTTGACCGGGCGGTGGCTGCAATGACTTCCGGGATTACCGGAGCCGGAGAACGGGATTTCCACCTGAGGGATGTCGTGCCTGGCCGGGATTTCGCTCTGGAACACGTGGCGGATTTCCGCACAGCAGAGGAAGGGGAGACCTGTCCTGTATGCGGAAAAGGTGTCCTGCATTTTCAACAGGGGATTGAGATCGGGCATATTTTCAAGCTGGGGACGAAATACAGCGAGAAGCTTGGGGCTTCGGTTTTGGATGCCAACGGCCGGAGCAAACCGATGATAATGGGCTGCTACGGTATCGGAATTTCGCGGCTGCTGGCTGCAGTGGCTGAGCAGAACAACGATGGGCAGGGGCTTATCTGGCCTGCGGCATTGGCACCTTACCGGGTTCATATCCTGCTGATGTCCGTCCAAGACGAGGTGCAGACAGCGGCTGCGGAAGCTCTGTATGAACAGCTTGCCCAGCTTGGGATTGAAGTCTTGCTTGACGACAGGGATGAACGCGCAGGCGTGAAGTTCAAAGACTCGATCCTCATGGGGATACCCGTAACCATTGTTGTGGGCAAGGCTGCGGCCGAAGGAAAGGTGGAATTTATGGACCGGAGATCGAACAGCAAAGAGGTCATTGACATAGCAGAAGCGGTATCGCGGGTTACTGCCGGTCGGAACCGCTGA
- a CDS encoding type IA DNA topoisomerase yields MKTLIIAEKPDMGRNIAAAIEPKAKNYRSYLEGEQYIITWAIGHLIGLAEPEAYDSKYKKWNINDLPIIPEEFKLVPNARTLDQLKVIGELAKRSDLLVNSCDAGREGQHIFSLIQRHLKLSQPVKRLWISDLTPETIRKGFQELKDGSEYENLTKAAKARSEADWLIGMNGSRAFTTKHNVLLSVGRVQTPVLALIYDRQKTIEAFSSLKFFEVEGHFTQNEVVYKGMWQGERMTDGAKAEALAAKVKGKPARIASYEVKETKEYPNKLYDLTLLQREANGKYAFSAKKTLDLAQALYEKHKVISYPRTNSNYVTEQNIPEMHKTLSALQGTTYDEWVKGANRNLVHKGNKFICNPSKVEDHHAILPTNRKASGLSADEAKLYDLIVRRFLSQFYPAAEYKVHTVITEVEGENFKTTVKELLSLGWKVIYADQKKDKKPAKGKGKEEDEEEEIEVNEPFSIDPNAGVLCSDAVVKEKDTQPPKHYTEGTLLKAMESAGKQIEDEELRDAMKDSGLGTPATRAATIERLKNVGYVEMQGKKIAITQKGRTAIELIRGAGVELLTSPEMTGQWERRLNEIARGTAADSQFMANVKRFASMIVDKVRVQSRADRTSFEGETPSLRGGAKGRSTAGSSKPAGKAAPGKRSGEEGKTAAVKPARSRQATAGSAADAGPKIIGVCPRPGCGGMIFMGRKGYGCSHYKEGCKFVIWKETYGRTLTDAQVKALIEKGKTGKLKLTAEDGSPLEGKLVLKSSDTGQLGIE; encoded by the coding sequence TTGAAGACACTTATTATTGCGGAGAAACCGGATATGGGGCGGAATATCGCCGCCGCAATAGAACCGAAGGCCAAAAACTACCGTTCTTATCTGGAAGGCGAGCAGTATATTATTACCTGGGCCATCGGTCATCTGATCGGTCTGGCCGAACCGGAAGCATATGATTCAAAGTACAAAAAATGGAACATTAACGACCTGCCGATCATTCCCGAGGAGTTCAAGCTGGTGCCGAATGCGCGTACGCTGGATCAGCTGAAGGTGATCGGCGAGCTGGCGAAACGCAGCGATCTGCTGGTGAATTCCTGTGATGCCGGGCGTGAGGGGCAGCATATCTTTTCGCTGATTCAGCGGCATCTGAAGCTCAGCCAGCCTGTGAAGCGCCTGTGGATCTCCGACCTGACGCCGGAAACCATCCGCAAAGGGTTTCAGGAGCTGAAGGACGGCTCGGAATATGAGAATTTGACCAAGGCCGCCAAGGCGCGCAGTGAGGCGGATTGGCTGATTGGGATGAATGGCTCGCGTGCGTTCACAACCAAGCATAATGTGCTGCTCTCGGTAGGCCGGGTGCAGACCCCTGTGCTTGCGCTGATCTATGACCGGCAGAAGACGATTGAAGCCTTCTCATCGCTGAAATTTTTTGAAGTTGAAGGGCATTTTACCCAGAATGAAGTGGTGTACAAAGGGATGTGGCAGGGGGAGCGGATGACCGACGGAGCCAAGGCTGAAGCGCTCGCGGCCAAGGTCAAGGGCAAGCCGGCCAGGATCGCATCCTATGAGGTGAAGGAGACCAAGGAATATCCGAACAAGCTGTATGACTTGACGCTGCTGCAGCGGGAAGCAAACGGCAAATATGCTTTTTCGGCTAAAAAAACGCTTGATCTCGCCCAGGCCCTTTACGAGAAGCATAAGGTGATTTCTTATCCGCGTACCAACTCGAACTATGTCACCGAACAGAATATTCCGGAAATGCATAAAACGCTCTCTGCGCTTCAGGGGACAACCTATGACGAGTGGGTCAAAGGGGCGAACCGGAATCTGGTGCACAAAGGAAACAAATTCATCTGCAACCCCTCTAAGGTTGAGGATCACCATGCCATCCTGCCGACGAACCGCAAGGCTTCCGGACTGAGCGCCGATGAGGCCAAGCTCTATGATCTGATTGTCCGCCGGTTTCTCTCACAGTTCTATCCGGCTGCTGAGTATAAGGTGCATACAGTCATTACTGAGGTGGAAGGCGAAAATTTCAAGACAACGGTCAAGGAACTTCTGAGTCTGGGCTGGAAGGTCATCTACGCCGATCAGAAGAAGGATAAGAAGCCCGCCAAAGGCAAAGGCAAGGAGGAAGACGAAGAAGAGGAAATTGAGGTCAATGAGCCGTTCTCCATAGATCCGAATGCCGGTGTGCTCTGCAGCGATGCCGTGGTCAAAGAAAAGGACACCCAGCCGCCCAAGCATTATACCGAGGGTACCCTCTTGAAAGCCATGGAGAGTGCCGGCAAGCAGATTGAAGATGAAGAGCTGCGCGATGCCATGAAGGATTCAGGGCTGGGCACGCCGGCTACCCGGGCGGCAACCATTGAACGGCTGAAGAATGTCGGTTATGTGGAGATGCAGGGTAAAAAAATAGCCATTACCCAAAAGGGCCGCACGGCGATTGAATTGATCCGCGGTGCCGGCGTCGAGCTGCTGACCTCGCCGGAAATGACCGGGCAGTGGGAGCGGCGCCTGAATGAAATCGCCAGAGGAACAGCGGCAGACAGCCAGTTCATGGCGAATGTGAAACGCTTCGCTTCTATGATTGTGGATAAGGTCCGCGTGCAGTCGAGGGCGGACAGAACCTCCTTCGAAGGAGAGACGCCTTCGCTCCGCGGCGGAGCCAAGGGCCGGAGTACCGCTGGTTCCAGCAAGCCGGCCGGAAAAGCGGCGCCGGGGAAGCGCAGCGGGGAAGAGGGGAAGACGGCTGCCGTGAAGCCTGCCCGCAGCAGGCAGGCTACAGCCGGAAGTGCAGCGGATGCCGGACCCAAAATCATTGGGGTCTGCCCGCGTCCGGGCTGCGGCGGCATGATTTTTATGGGCCGCAAAGGTTATGGCTGCTCTCATTACAAGGAAGGCTGCAAATTCGTCATCTGGAAAGAAACGTATGGCCGGACGCTTACCGATGCCCAGGTGAAGGCGCTGATCGAAAAGGGGAAGACCGGCAAGCTGAAGCTCACTGCGGAGGATGGCTCACCGCTGGAGGGCAAGCTGGTGCTGAAGAGCAGCGACACCGGACAGCTCGGCATCGAGTAA
- a CDS encoding glutamate synthase subunit beta: MSTPTGFMEYKRQLPGDRDPEQRVKDWEEFHHHLTEDELRTQGARCMDCGTPYCHTGIDMSGGTSGCPVHNLIPEWNNLVYRGLWKEALERLHKTNNFPEFTGSICPAPCEGSCTVGLIGQPVTIKTIELAIIDKGFEEGWVVPNPPEKRTGKTVAIVGSGPAGLAAAAQLNKAGHTVTVFERSDRIGGLLTYGIPTMKLDKRVVQRRVDLLAAEGVKFVVNTEIGKDIPAQQLVDEYDAVVLCGGATKARRFNVEGSELNGVMYAMDYLNGTIKSYLNSRLEDGNYVSAAGKDVIVLGGGDTGSDCVATALRHGCSSITQFGTHEKAPLERDPIANPWPQFPNVYTLDYAQKEAKAVFGDDPREFSIMTTKFVGDEEGNLKELHTVQIQRMVDETGRKIYQPIPGTEAVYPAQLALIAIGFDGPEQDIIEELKLDTDRRSNVKARYGKFNTNVDKVFAAGDMRRGQSLVVWAINEGREAAREVDKYLMGSTVLV; the protein is encoded by the coding sequence ATGTCTACACCTACTGGATTTATGGAGTATAAACGCCAGCTCCCAGGTGATCGGGATCCTGAGCAGCGCGTAAAAGACTGGGAAGAGTTCCACCATCATTTAACCGAGGACGAGCTTCGGACACAGGGTGCACGGTGTATGGACTGCGGAACTCCTTACTGCCATACCGGCATTGATATGAGCGGCGGCACTTCGGGTTGTCCGGTTCACAATCTTATACCGGAGTGGAACAATCTGGTATACCGGGGATTGTGGAAGGAAGCGCTGGAGCGGCTGCACAAGACGAACAATTTCCCCGAATTCACCGGCAGCATCTGTCCTGCGCCTTGTGAAGGCTCCTGTACCGTCGGTCTGATCGGGCAGCCGGTGACGATCAAGACCATTGAGCTGGCAATTATCGATAAAGGATTCGAGGAAGGTTGGGTTGTGCCGAATCCGCCGGAGAAACGGACGGGCAAAACGGTTGCCATCGTCGGCTCCGGCCCTGCCGGTCTTGCTGCTGCTGCACAGCTGAACAAAGCCGGGCATACCGTAACGGTATTTGAACGCAGCGACCGCATTGGCGGATTGCTCACTTACGGTATTCCAACGATGAAGCTGGATAAACGTGTGGTTCAGCGCCGGGTGGATCTGCTGGCTGCTGAAGGTGTGAAGTTTGTTGTAAACACCGAAATCGGCAAGGATATTCCCGCGCAGCAGCTCGTCGATGAATATGACGCTGTGGTTCTATGCGGTGGAGCGACCAAGGCCCGCCGTTTCAATGTAGAAGGCAGTGAACTGAATGGCGTTATGTACGCAATGGATTATCTGAACGGAACGATCAAGAGCTACCTCAATTCCAGGCTGGAAGATGGAAATTATGTGTCTGCGGCAGGCAAGGACGTAATTGTGCTTGGCGGCGGCGATACCGGCTCTGACTGTGTAGCGACTGCGCTGCGTCACGGCTGCAGCAGCATCACCCAGTTCGGAACCCATGAAAAGGCTCCGCTGGAGCGTGATCCCATCGCGAATCCGTGGCCGCAATTCCCGAATGTATATACACTGGATTATGCGCAGAAGGAAGCCAAGGCTGTCTTCGGTGATGATCCCCGTGAGTTCTCTATCATGACTACCAAATTCGTTGGTGACGAAGAAGGAAATCTGAAGGAGCTTCACACCGTGCAAATCCAGCGTATGGTCGATGAGACCGGACGGAAGATCTATCAGCCGATTCCTGGAACTGAGGCTGTGTATCCGGCTCAGCTTGCGCTGATCGCCATTGGCTTCGACGGACCGGAGCAGGATATTATTGAAGAGCTGAAGCTTGACACGGACCGCCGCAGCAACGTGAAAGCCCGCTATGGAAAGTTCAATACCAATGTGGATAAAGTGTTTGCTGCCGGAGATATGCGCCGTGGGCAAAGCCTGGTGGTATGGGCAATCAATGAAGGGCGCGAAGCCGCCCGTGAAGTGGATAAATATTTGATGGGCTCGACTGTTCTGGTCTAA
- a CDS encoding HAD family hydrolase: MKYLTQQVIFDLDDTLVHCNKYFDLILGQYFELMSEWFGEYGGTTAEFRSKQVEIDVQTVSTSGLASDNFPKSLIATYRYFCIKYNQPADPSQEQQLMKLGMSVYDQEVEAYPGMVETLDTLKQDGHALYLYTGGDDTIQQRKIEQMKLDVYFDDRIYIRQHKNVEALENILNTHKFDRKNTWMIGNSLRTDVLPALTAGINSIYLKQQNEWLYNLIELQREMQQSVQTITSISEVPPVIRSAALYKNHG, encoded by the coding sequence ATGAAATATTTGACACAGCAAGTGATTTTCGATCTTGATGACACCCTGGTGCATTGCAACAAATATTTTGACCTCATTCTGGGGCAATATTTCGAGCTGATGTCCGAATGGTTTGGCGAGTATGGCGGGACAACCGCCGAATTCCGCAGCAAACAGGTAGAAATTGATGTGCAAACCGTAAGCACAAGCGGACTCGCCAGCGATAATTTTCCGAAATCCCTCATTGCGACGTACCGTTACTTTTGCATCAAATACAATCAACCTGCCGATCCTTCTCAGGAACAACAGCTGATGAAGCTCGGAATGAGCGTCTATGATCAGGAGGTTGAGGCCTACCCCGGCATGGTGGAGACACTGGACACTCTGAAGCAGGACGGACATGCGCTGTACCTCTACACCGGCGGGGACGATACCATCCAGCAGCGCAAAATCGAACAAATGAAGCTGGATGTTTATTTTGATGACCGGATCTACATCCGCCAGCACAAAAATGTGGAGGCACTGGAGAATATCCTGAACACGCATAAATTTGACCGCAAAAACACATGGATGATCGGCAATTCCCTGCGTACGGATGTGCTTCCAGCCTTGACTGCGGGCATCAACAGCATCTACCTGAAGCAGCAAAATGAATGGCTCTACAACCTCATTGAGCTGCAGCGCGAGATGCAGCAGTCCGTCCAGACGATCACCTCCATCAGCGAGGTGCCGCCGGTCATCCGCTCTGCTGCCCTGTACAAAAATCACGGGTGA
- a CDS encoding MFS transporter: protein MPDSTATTVTQSSKLNYFILITVIIAAGLSQGLLLPVLSILLEQKGISSSLNGMNAAALYVGSFAMTLVAERILSRIGFKKLIAAGISLVLVSLILFPLLPGVKAWFLLRLLVGAGDSAINYAAQLWVLLMTPAAHRGRNLSLYGMSYGLGFSLGPLGISLLRFGQAAPFAAIALLFLLVLLLVLFKLPGSRPDKAEHGEGQARRFVRSYSLAWYALIPALLYGYMEASLNSNFPVYGLRIGFSANEIAALLPFAGIGGLLLQMPLGIWSDRYGRKKILIVSGVGGGLAFALLPLAEDRFLWTLALLMAAGGLVGSFFSLGLSYAADILPRNLLPAANVVSSFHYSIGSIIGPGLGGLLLQFGWGGGVFLLMGILYILFGLAGLLFSPRQTI from the coding sequence GTGCCAGACAGTACCGCTACAACTGTGACTCAGAGCAGTAAACTGAATTACTTCATTCTGATTACCGTTATTATTGCCGCGGGGCTCAGCCAGGGCTTGCTGCTTCCGGTATTATCCATTCTTCTGGAGCAAAAGGGGATCTCGTCCTCGCTCAACGGCATGAATGCCGCCGCGCTGTACGTAGGCTCCTTTGCGATGACGCTGGTGGCGGAACGGATTCTCAGCAGGATCGGTTTTAAAAAATTAATCGCAGCCGGAATTAGCCTTGTACTGGTGTCTCTCATTTTATTTCCGCTGCTTCCTGGGGTCAAAGCCTGGTTTCTGCTGCGCCTGCTTGTCGGCGCGGGGGATTCGGCCATCAATTATGCTGCCCAGCTCTGGGTGCTTCTTATGACGCCTGCCGCGCACCGTGGCCGCAATCTCTCCCTGTACGGAATGTCTTACGGGCTTGGCTTCAGTCTAGGGCCGCTTGGCATAAGCCTGCTCCGGTTCGGGCAGGCAGCGCCTTTTGCGGCCATTGCACTGCTGTTTCTTCTCGTGCTGCTCCTCGTTTTATTCAAGCTCCCGGGCTCCCGTCCGGACAAGGCAGAGCATGGGGAGGGCCAGGCCCGCCGGTTCGTCCGCAGCTACAGTCTGGCATGGTATGCGCTGATCCCGGCTCTTTTATACGGGTATATGGAAGCAAGCCTGAACAGCAACTTCCCGGTATACGGGCTGCGCATCGGCTTCAGCGCCAATGAGATCGCAGCGCTGCTGCCGTTCGCAGGGATTGGAGGACTGCTGCTGCAGATGCCGTTAGGCATATGGAGCGACCGCTACGGCCGAAAGAAAATTCTGATTGTCTCCGGGGTGGGCGGAGGTTTGGCGTTTGCGCTGCTGCCGCTGGCGGAAGACCGGTTCCTGTGGACCCTGGCCTTGCTCATGGCAGCCGGCGGGCTTGTAGGCTCTTTTTTCTCGCTCGGGCTCAGCTATGCTGCAGATATCCTGCCGCGTAACCTGCTGCCTGCCGCCAATGTAGTTTCTTCTTTTCACTATAGCATCGGCAGTATTATCGGACCGGGCCTCGGCGGCCTGCTCCTGCAATTCGGCTGGGGCGGCGGGGTTTTTCTGCTAATGGGAATTTTATATATTTTGTTCGGCCTGGCCGGGTTATTATTCTCGCCACGGCAGACGATTTGA
- a CDS encoding methyl-accepting chemotaxis protein → MNTIQRLFQKAASRSLQKRMMLIFTLMLVIPILLVSYFSYSSSKKQLELKMQESTHSSVEMLQGTINETISAAERNVRQLSQQVTTADIEAKKPETRALIDLFMKEHPELEIITLGSKSGAWMKAPDPGKQEYDPRTRDWYKAAMDNAGKVTLIDPFVSATTGNYNLYISETLKDGQGALTTSLALGHMSELINSIKIGTNGYIFVVDRNQKFVSHPVKKAGEDVPEDVIQLLDKDSGALAYTSSTTGQQMRGYYTTDKTTGFKIVGVLSTKEFSDASLPVLYNGLIVLGAALVIALLMMFFIIKAITKPILSLNRSARRVSEGYLNEEIRINRTDEIGQLAQNYNLMVGSLRNIVVDISDTSGILASSSQQLTATTEENSRATGYVAELVQNSSMEAETQTAAMAETARAMEEMSSGIQKIAEAAASIVDSSADTDADVSTGSRKIAQMSLQMDAIRQSTHQSSELISQLNGLNSQVSEMSSAISNIAVQTNLLSLNAGIEAARAGEHGRGFAVVASEVRKLADQSKTTAGNIQDTIEQMTELIDRTYQAIHVTVAADVELGIQATTEAKEAFISIEQSTAKINGQIHDISAITEQMSAGAQEVAASVQEISNISRSTSDAFQNVTAATEQQLASMEEISASSTELSKMAADLQHKIERFKLEE, encoded by the coding sequence ATGAACACTATTCAACGACTATTTCAAAAAGCCGCATCCAGATCACTTCAGAAGCGAATGATGCTAATCTTCACTCTGATGCTGGTTATCCCCATCCTCCTCGTGAGCTATTTCTCCTATTCCAGTTCGAAGAAGCAATTGGAACTGAAGATGCAGGAATCTACACATTCCAGCGTAGAGATGCTGCAAGGAACGATCAATGAAACCATCAGCGCCGCCGAACGGAATGTCCGGCAGCTAAGCCAACAGGTTACCACCGCTGACATTGAAGCCAAGAAGCCGGAAACCCGGGCGCTGATTGATTTATTCATGAAAGAGCACCCTGAACTTGAGATTATTACACTAGGAAGCAAGAGCGGTGCCTGGATGAAAGCACCCGATCCCGGTAAGCAGGAGTACGATCCCCGGACACGGGACTGGTACAAGGCAGCCATGGACAACGCAGGAAAGGTTACCTTGATTGATCCTTTTGTCTCAGCGACAACAGGCAATTATAATCTGTACATATCCGAGACACTTAAAGACGGCCAAGGCGCTCTCACCACAAGCCTTGCGCTTGGTCATATGAGCGAACTGATTAACAGCATCAAGATTGGCACCAACGGTTATATTTTCGTAGTGGACCGCAACCAAAAGTTCGTCTCTCATCCGGTTAAAAAAGCGGGAGAGGATGTTCCTGAAGACGTAATTCAATTGCTGGACAAGGATAGCGGAGCGTTGGCCTACACCAGTTCAACTACAGGTCAGCAGATGCGCGGATACTATACTACCGACAAAACTACAGGGTTCAAAATTGTCGGAGTGCTCTCCACAAAGGAGTTTTCGGATGCTTCCCTCCCGGTTCTGTACAATGGTCTGATCGTGTTGGGTGCAGCTCTGGTTATCGCCCTGCTCATGATGTTCTTTATTATTAAGGCTATCACAAAACCTATTTTGAGCTTGAACCGGTCCGCCCGCCGTGTCAGCGAAGGTTATCTGAACGAAGAGATCCGGATTAACCGTACCGACGAGATCGGCCAGCTGGCCCAGAATTATAATCTCATGGTTGGCTCACTCCGCAATATCGTTGTTGATATCTCGGATACCTCCGGCATACTAGCCTCTTCAAGCCAGCAATTGACCGCTACAACCGAAGAAAACTCCAGGGCGACAGGCTATGTTGCCGAGCTGGTGCAGAATTCCTCAATGGAAGCCGAGACCCAGACAGCTGCGATGGCAGAAACTGCCCGGGCGATGGAAGAAATGTCTTCCGGCATTCAAAAAATTGCCGAGGCTGCCGCCTCTATCGTTGATTCGTCCGCAGACACCGACGCCGATGTATCGACAGGCAGCCGGAAAATCGCACAGATGAGTCTTCAAATGGATGCGATCCGCCAATCTACCCATCAATCCTCTGAGCTGATCAGCCAGTTGAACGGACTGAACAGCCAGGTTTCGGAGATGAGCAGCGCCATTTCCAATATTGCCGTCCAGACCAATCTGCTCTCATTGAACGCTGGCATCGAAGCTGCCCGGGCCGGTGAACACGGCCGGGGCTTCGCAGTGGTAGCTTCAGAGGTCCGCAAGCTGGCGGATCAGTCGAAGACAACGGCCGGAAATATCCAGGACACCATTGAGCAGATGACCGAGCTCATTGACCGCACGTATCAAGCCATTCACGTCACCGTGGCTGCCGATGTGGAACTTGGCATTCAGGCCACGACTGAAGCCAAAGAGGCTTTTATCAGCATTGAACAGTCGACCGCAAAAATCAACGGCCAGATCCATGACATCTCAGCCATCACCGAACAAATGTCGGCCGGAGCGCAAGAGGTGGCAGCTTCTGTACAGGAGATCTCCAACATCTCCCGTTCGACCTCCGATGCCTTCCAGAACGTTACGGCAGCGACGGAACAGCAGCTGGCCTCGATGGAGGAAATCTCCGCCTCCTCAACCGAGCTGTCCAAAATGGCTGCTGACCTGCAGCACAAAATCGAGCGTTTCAAGCTTGAAGAGTAG
- a CDS encoding response regulator transcription factor, which yields MSKVLILEDEESIRSFIVINLKRNGFEVLEAADGNEALHKLTTVPDIDIALLDVMVPGIDGFEVCRRIRETNERLGIIFLTAKVQEQDKVYALSVGADDHVSKPFSPTELIARIQSLLRRVNVHREQSAKVSFQSGPFTLDLISKQFKRSGEAIELTPTEFSLVQYFLEMENTPLSRDSLLDHVWGKEYMGDPKIVDVNIRRLRQKIENNPSEPEYLQTVWGHGYKWKGQGQ from the coding sequence ATGAGTAAAGTACTAATCCTGGAGGATGAAGAATCCATCCGGAGTTTTATTGTGATTAACCTCAAGCGCAACGGGTTTGAGGTGCTGGAGGCCGCAGATGGGAATGAGGCGCTCCACAAGCTGACAACGGTGCCCGATATTGACATCGCACTGCTGGATGTAATGGTGCCGGGGATCGACGGATTTGAGGTATGCAGACGAATCAGAGAGACCAATGAGCGGCTGGGGATTATTTTTCTGACCGCAAAGGTCCAGGAGCAGGACAAAGTCTATGCACTTTCAGTAGGAGCGGATGACCATGTAAGCAAACCGTTCAGCCCTACAGAGCTGATTGCCCGCATCCAATCCCTGCTCCGCCGGGTCAATGTGCACCGCGAGCAGTCAGCCAAGGTTTCTTTTCAATCCGGGCCGTTTACGCTCGACCTGATTTCCAAGCAGTTCAAACGCAGCGGAGAGGCGATTGAGCTGACCCCGACTGAATTTTCACTGGTGCAATATTTCCTGGAGATGGAGAATACCCCGCTCAGCCGTGATTCATTGCTTGATCATGTCTGGGGCAAGGAATATATGGGCGATCCCAAAATAGTGGATGTTAACATCCGCCGGCTGCGGCAAAAAATCGAAAATAATCCGTCGGAGCCGGAATATCTTCAGACCGTGTGGGGCCACGGCTATAAGTGGAAAGGCCAAGGACAATGA
- a CDS encoding DsbA family protein — MNKKANPHTSGGNRRLLPMLLGAVVVLLIGVLVFVTTRGTASETAELDDLPNYTDVKGTIVVDGLKYEKQPHLGSENAKVKVIEFADFKCPACKKWTEAYLDTFIKDYVDTGKVQLYFMNFAFLDRDSYLAASAGEAIYKQSNEKFWEYLHKLYENQGDESKIWATQKFILSFVKKNIDGIDYAKFEQDLKNQTYMYDVKEDFKIAGSYGVNGTPKFMVDGVLLPDSSYEGLTAAIEAGLAKAR; from the coding sequence ATGAACAAGAAAGCAAATCCCCACACCTCAGGAGGCAACAGGCGATTATTGCCGATGCTGCTCGGCGCCGTTGTCGTTCTGCTCATTGGAGTCCTTGTCTTTGTCACAACCAGAGGCACAGCCAGTGAAACTGCCGAACTCGACGATCTCCCGAACTACACGGATGTCAAAGGAACCATCGTTGTTGACGGCCTGAAATACGAGAAGCAGCCGCATCTGGGCAGTGAAAATGCCAAGGTGAAGGTCATCGAATTCGCTGATTTCAAATGCCCCGCCTGCAAAAAATGGACCGAAGCCTATCTGGATACCTTCATCAAGGATTATGTGGATACCGGTAAAGTGCAGTTGTACTTCATGAATTTCGCCTTTCTCGACCGTGACTCCTATCTTGCCGCCAGTGCCGGTGAAGCCATCTACAAACAGAGCAATGAGAAGTTCTGGGAGTATTTGCATAAGCTGTACGAGAACCAAGGGGATGAGAGCAAAATATGGGCCACCCAGAAATTCATCCTGAGCTTCGTAAAAAAGAACATCGACGGTATTGATTACGCCAAGTTCGAGCAGGATCTTAAGAACCAGACCTATATGTATGATGTGAAGGAAGACTTCAAAATCGCCGGCTCCTATGGTGTAAACGGCACGCCTAAGTTCATGGTTGACGGCGTATTGCTCCCTGACTCCTCATATGAGGGGCTGACCGCTGCGATTGAAGCCGGGCTGGCTAAAGCCCGGTAG